The Pleomorphomonas sp. T1.2MG-36 genome has a segment encoding these proteins:
- the gltB gene encoding glutamate synthase large subunit: MKTLDEPMPHLAPAAPNAATSATRTPADAIADIRAKAGAEGLYSAQHEHDACGVGFVADIKGRKSHQTVADALYVLENLEHRGAVGADPLMGDGAGILVQIPHRFFAEECLKLGFELPDAGRYGVAQFFLPQDEAERTRAVEIVERSVKGQGLAILGWRTVPVDNSALSEGVKATEPVHRQLFVMLPGTSDQEALERKLYIARKVLSGDVYEADWNGATKRDQDAFYVVSFSSRTVVYKGMFLSYQVKRYYPDLSDPRFESALALVHQRFSTNTFPSWKLAHPYRMVAHNGEINTLRGNVNWMYARQATTTSKVLGEDIEKIWPISYEGQSDTACFDNALEFLLRGGYSLPHAVMTLIPEAWAGNESMDAERKAFYEYHAAIMEPWDGPAAVAFTDGRQIGATLDRNGLRPARYVVTDDDRVILASESGTLPIPEEKIVQKWRLQPGKMLLIDLVEGRIISDDEIKKSISTAQPYAQWIDDTQLVLEDLPAVRARAPKSAENLLDLQQAFGYSQEDLKVLMVPMASTGMEATGSMGTDTPISVLSSKSKLLYTYFKQNFAQVTNPPIDPIREELVMSLVSFIGPRPNLFDRGGDDAHKRLEVRQPILTNEDLEKIRSIETIEDSGFKTITIDITYPAANGPSGMRPALEAICIQAEAAVRMSAAGQVYNIIILSDRGVGGERIAIPALLATAAVHHHLIRKGLRTQAGLVVESGEPREVHHFACLAGYGAEAINPYLAFDTLIAMKDKLPKGLDEHKIVYSYIKSIGKGLLKIMSKMGISTYQSYCGAQIFDAVGLSSRFVQKYFFGTATRIEGVGLDEIAKETVARHARAFGSDPTLTSMLEVGGEYAQRMRGEAHVWNAGVIAGLQHAVRANSFEQFQKEFSEPINAQSEQTMTIRGLFRIKSAEEIGRTPVALDEVEPAQDIVRKFATGAMSYGSISREAHTNLAIAMNRIGGRSNTGEGGEEADRFKPLPSGDSLRSAIKQVASGRFGVTTEYLVNSDQMQIKMAQGAKPGEGGQLPGHKVDAVIGKVRHATPGVQLISPPPHHDIYSIEDLAQLIFDLKNVNPTGEVSVKLVSEVGVGTVAAGVAKARADHITISGFEGGTGASPLTSIKHAGSPWEIGLAETQQTLVINGLRSRVELQVDGGVRTGRDVVVGALLGADGFGFATAPLIASGCLMMRKCHLNTCPVGIATQDPVLRKRFVGQPEHVINYFFFVAEEVRRYLAALGFRKLEELTGRTDILDKQAGIAHWKAKGLDFSRLFYLPKADPAEMRHTTVQKHPIDDILDRKLIAEAMPALESGKPVKIETAVINVNRSVGAMLSGEIAKRYGHVGLPDDTIRVTLTGTAGQSFGAWGAHGLTLDLIGDGNDYVGKGLSGGRLVVRPSPKSKIVPEKSIIVGNTVLYGAIAGECYFRGVAGERFAVRNSGAIAVVEGVGDHGCEYMTGGIVVVLGSTGRNFAAGMSGGIAYVLDEDGSFNRRCNMSMVEFEEMVEDELALPIGVDGKVDVRGDMTRHDCERLRALIERHHAWTGSPRAKAILDDWAAWRGKFVKVMPTEYRKALEAMTASRIAAE; the protein is encoded by the coding sequence ATGAAGACGCTCGACGAACCGATGCCGCACCTCGCGCCAGCCGCGCCGAATGCCGCAACGAGCGCCACGCGCACGCCGGCCGACGCGATCGCCGATATCCGCGCGAAAGCCGGGGCGGAGGGCCTCTACAGCGCCCAGCACGAGCACGACGCCTGCGGCGTCGGCTTCGTTGCCGACATCAAGGGCCGCAAGAGCCACCAGACCGTGGCCGACGCCCTCTACGTTCTTGAAAACCTCGAGCATCGCGGCGCCGTCGGCGCCGACCCGCTGATGGGCGACGGCGCCGGCATCCTGGTGCAGATCCCGCATCGGTTCTTTGCCGAGGAGTGTCTGAAGCTCGGCTTCGAGCTGCCGGACGCCGGCCGCTATGGCGTTGCCCAGTTTTTCCTGCCGCAGGACGAGGCCGAGCGGACCCGCGCCGTCGAGATCGTCGAGCGGTCGGTGAAGGGCCAGGGGCTTGCCATTCTCGGCTGGCGCACCGTGCCGGTCGACAATTCGGCCCTGTCCGAGGGCGTCAAGGCCACCGAGCCGGTGCATCGCCAGCTGTTCGTCATGCTGCCGGGCACCTCCGACCAGGAGGCGCTGGAGCGCAAGCTCTACATCGCGCGCAAGGTGCTGTCCGGCGACGTCTACGAAGCCGACTGGAACGGCGCGACCAAGCGCGACCAGGACGCCTTCTACGTGGTGTCCTTCTCCTCGCGCACCGTCGTCTACAAGGGCATGTTCCTGTCCTATCAGGTCAAGCGCTACTATCCCGACCTGTCGGACCCCCGGTTCGAGTCGGCGCTGGCGCTCGTCCACCAGCGGTTCTCGACCAACACCTTTCCGTCCTGGAAGCTGGCGCACCCCTATCGCATGGTCGCCCACAACGGCGAGATCAACACTCTGCGCGGCAACGTCAACTGGATGTATGCCCGCCAGGCGACCACCACCTCCAAGGTGCTCGGCGAAGACATCGAGAAGATCTGGCCGATCTCCTACGAGGGCCAGTCGGACACCGCCTGCTTCGACAACGCGCTGGAGTTCCTGCTGCGCGGCGGCTACTCGCTGCCGCATGCGGTGATGACGCTCATCCCCGAGGCCTGGGCCGGCAACGAGAGCATGGATGCCGAGCGCAAGGCGTTCTATGAGTATCACGCCGCGATCATGGAGCCGTGGGACGGACCGGCCGCCGTGGCCTTCACCGACGGTCGCCAGATCGGCGCCACGCTCGACCGCAACGGCCTGCGTCCGGCCCGCTATGTCGTCACCGACGACGACCGGGTGATCCTCGCCTCCGAGAGCGGCACCCTGCCGATCCCCGAGGAGAAGATCGTCCAGAAGTGGCGCCTGCAGCCGGGCAAGATGCTGCTGATCGACCTCGTCGAGGGGCGCATCATCTCCGACGACGAGATCAAGAAGTCGATCTCGACGGCGCAGCCCTATGCCCAGTGGATCGACGACACCCAGCTGGTCCTCGAAGACCTGCCGGCGGTGCGCGCCCGCGCGCCCAAGTCGGCCGAGAACCTCCTCGACCTGCAGCAGGCCTTCGGTTACAGCCAGGAAGACCTCAAGGTGCTGATGGTGCCGATGGCCTCCACCGGCATGGAAGCCACCGGCTCGATGGGCACCGACACGCCGATCTCGGTGCTGTCGTCCAAGTCCAAGCTGCTCTACACCTACTTCAAGCAGAACTTCGCCCAGGTGACCAACCCGCCGATCGATCCGATCCGCGAGGAACTGGTCATGAGCCTCGTCTCGTTCATCGGCCCGCGTCCGAACCTGTTCGACCGGGGCGGCGACGACGCGCACAAGCGGCTTGAAGTGCGTCAGCCGATCCTGACCAACGAGGATCTCGAAAAGATCCGGTCGATCGAGACCATCGAGGACTCCGGCTTCAAGACCATCACCATCGACATCACCTATCCGGCGGCCAACGGTCCCTCCGGCATGCGGCCGGCCCTCGAGGCCATCTGCATCCAGGCCGAGGCGGCGGTTCGCATGTCGGCGGCCGGGCAGGTCTACAACATCATCATCCTCTCCGACCGTGGCGTCGGGGGCGAGCGCATCGCCATTCCGGCGCTGCTCGCCACGGCGGCCGTGCATCACCATCTCATCCGCAAGGGTCTCAGGACCCAGGCCGGTCTGGTGGTGGAATCGGGCGAGCCGCGCGAGGTGCACCACTTCGCCTGTCTCGCCGGCTACGGCGCCGAGGCGATCAACCCGTATCTCGCCTTCGATACGCTGATCGCCATGAAGGACAAGCTGCCCAAGGGGCTGGACGAGCACAAGATCGTCTACAGCTACATCAAGTCGATCGGCAAGGGTCTCCTGAAGATCATGTCGAAGATGGGCATCTCGACCTATCAGTCCTACTGCGGCGCCCAGATCTTCGACGCCGTCGGCCTGTCGTCGCGCTTCGTGCAGAAGTACTTCTTCGGCACGGCGACCCGCATCGAAGGTGTCGGTCTCGACGAGATCGCCAAGGAAACCGTGGCCCGTCATGCTCGCGCCTTCGGCAGCGACCCGACGCTCACCAGCATGCTGGAAGTGGGCGGCGAGTATGCCCAGCGCATGCGCGGCGAGGCACACGTGTGGAATGCTGGCGTCATCGCCGGTCTGCAGCATGCCGTGCGCGCCAACTCCTTCGAGCAGTTCCAGAAGGAATTCTCGGAACCGATCAACGCCCAGAGCGAACAGACGATGACCATCCGCGGTCTGTTCCGCATCAAGTCCGCCGAGGAAATCGGCCGGACGCCGGTGGCGCTGGACGAGGTCGAGCCGGCCCAGGACATTGTGCGCAAGTTCGCCACCGGTGCCATGAGCTACGGCTCGATCAGCCGCGAGGCGCACACCAACCTCGCCATCGCCATGAACCGGATCGGCGGACGCTCGAACACCGGCGAGGGCGGCGAGGAGGCCGATCGCTTCAAGCCGCTGCCCTCGGGTGACAGCCTCAGGTCGGCGATCAAGCAGGTCGCCTCGGGCCGCTTCGGCGTCACCACCGAGTATCTGGTCAACTCCGACCAGATGCAGATCAAGATGGCGCAAGGGGCGAAGCCCGGCGAAGGCGGCCAGCTGCCCGGCCACAAGGTCGACGCGGTCATCGGCAAGGTGCGTCACGCCACCCCCGGCGTGCAGCTCATCTCGCCGCCGCCGCACCATGACATCTACTCGATCGAGGATCTGGCCCAGCTGATCTTCGACCTGAAGAACGTCAACCCGACCGGCGAAGTGTCGGTGAAGCTCGTCTCGGAAGTCGGCGTCGGCACGGTTGCCGCCGGCGTCGCCAAGGCGCGCGCCGATCACATCACCATCTCGGGCTTTGAGGGCGGCACCGGCGCTTCGCCGCTGACCTCCATCAAGCACGCGGGCTCCCCGTGGGAGATCGGTCTCGCCGAAACGCAGCAGACCCTGGTGATCAACGGCCTCCGCAGCCGCGTCGAGCTTCAGGTCGACGGTGGTGTCCGCACCGGCCGCGACGTGGTGGTCGGCGCCCTGCTCGGCGCCGACGGCTTCGGCTTCGCCACTGCGCCGCTGATCGCCTCGGGCTGCCTGATGATGCGCAAGTGCCACCTCAACACCTGCCCGGTCGGCATTGCCACCCAGGATCCGGTGCTCAGGAAGCGTTTCGTCGGCCAGCCGGAACACGTGATCAACTACTTCTTCTTCGTCGCCGAGGAAGTGCGCCGCTATCTCGCTGCGCTCGGCTTCCGCAAGCTCGAGGAACTCACCGGTCGTACCGACATCCTCGACAAGCAGGCCGGCATTGCTCACTGGAAGGCCAAGGGGCTCGACTTCTCGCGCCTGTTCTACCTGCCGAAGGCGGACCCGGCCGAGATGCGCCACACCACGGTGCAGAAGCATCCGATCGATGATATTCTCGACCGGAAGCTGATCGCCGAGGCCATGCCGGCGCTCGAAAGCGGCAAGCCGGTGAAGATCGAGACGGCGGTCATCAACGTCAACCGCTCGGTGGGCGCCATGCTCTCGGGCGAGATCGCCAAGCGCTACGGTCACGTCGGCCTGCCCGACGACACCATCCGCGTGACGCTGACCGGCACCGCCGGCCAGTCGTTCGGCGCCTGGGGCGCCCATGGCCTGACGCTCGATCTGATCGGCGACGGCAACGACTATGTCGGCAAGGGCCTGTCGGGCGGCCGTCTGGTGGTTCGCCCGAGCCCGAAGTCGAAGATCGTGCCGGAGAAGTCGATCATCGTCGGCAACACCGTGCTCTACGGTGCCATCGCCGGTGAGTGCTACTTCCGCGGTGTGGCCGGCGAGCGCTTCGCGGTTCGCAACTCCGGCGCCATCGCCGTCGTCGAAGGCGTGGGCGATCACGGCTGCGAATACATGACAGGCGGTATCGTCGTCGTGCTCGGCAGCACCGGCCGCAACTTCGCGGCCGGCATGTCCGGCGGCATTGCCTACGTGCTCGATGAGGACGGCAGCTTCAACCGGCGCTGCAACATGTCGATGGTCGAGTTCGAGGAGATGGTCGAGGACGAACTGGCGCTGCCGATCGGCGTCGACGGCAAGGTCGACGTTCGCGGCGACATGACGCGCCACGACTGCGAGCGCCTCAGGGCCCTGATCGAACGGCACCATGCCTGGACCGGTTCGCCGCGTGCCAAGGCGATCCTCGACGATTGGGCCGCCTGGCGCGGCAAGTTCGTCAAGGTGATGCCGACCGAGTACCGCAAGGCGCTGGAAGCCATGACGGCGAGCCGCATCGCCGCCGAGTAA
- a CDS encoding glutamate synthase subunit beta, whose product MGKATGFLEFERQELKYQKVDDRVRHYNEFTVPPLESDMQTQGARCMECGVPYCHRGCPVNNQIPDWNDLVYNGDWETAARNLHSTNNFPEFTGRVCPAPCEAACTLNLFEAPVTIKQIEYTIAERAWKDGRVQPEIAKVKTGKKVAVIGSGPAGLAAAQQLVRVGHDVHVYEKSARAGGLLRYGIPDFKLDKHIVERRVQQMVAEGVVFHFNAHVGVDVKIEDLKAEYDAILLAGGSEKSRDLPVPGRELRGVHFAMEFLPQQNRRVGGEPLGSVDPISALGKRVVVIGGGDTGSDCIGTSNRQGATGVVQLEIMPKPPEKEDKLLTWPNWPLKLRTSSSHEEGAERLFGVTAVSFEGQNGVVNKVNCVKVDAKFQPIPGSEFSIDADLVLFAMGFVHPVHEGMINDLGVDKDGRGNVKATEVDYRTSIDKVFAAGDMRRGQSLVVWAIREGRQAARAIDEFLMGASVLPR is encoded by the coding sequence ATGGGCAAGGCTACCGGCTTTCTCGAGTTCGAGCGTCAGGAGCTCAAGTACCAGAAGGTGGACGACCGCGTTCGCCACTACAACGAATTCACCGTTCCGCCGCTGGAAAGCGACATGCAGACCCAGGGCGCCCGCTGCATGGAGTGCGGCGTGCCCTACTGCCATCGCGGCTGCCCGGTGAACAACCAGATCCCGGACTGGAACGACCTCGTCTACAACGGCGACTGGGAGACGGCCGCGCGCAATCTCCACTCGACCAACAACTTCCCGGAGTTCACCGGCCGCGTCTGCCCCGCGCCCTGCGAGGCGGCCTGCACGCTGAACCTGTTCGAAGCGCCGGTGACGATCAAGCAGATCGAATACACCATCGCCGAGCGGGCCTGGAAGGATGGCCGGGTGCAGCCGGAGATCGCCAAGGTCAAGACCGGCAAGAAGGTGGCGGTGATCGGTTCGGGTCCGGCCGGCCTTGCCGCCGCCCAGCAGCTCGTCCGCGTCGGCCATGACGTGCACGTCTACGAGAAGAGCGCCCGTGCCGGCGGCCTTCTTCGCTACGGCATTCCCGACTTCAAGCTCGACAAGCATATCGTCGAGCGGCGCGTGCAGCAGATGGTCGCCGAGGGCGTCGTCTTCCACTTCAACGCCCATGTCGGCGTCGACGTGAAGATCGAGGACCTCAAGGCCGAGTATGATGCCATCCTGCTGGCCGGCGGTTCGGAAAAGTCGCGCGATCTGCCGGTGCCCGGCCGCGAGCTCAGGGGCGTTCACTTCGCCATGGAGTTTCTGCCGCAGCAGAACCGCCGCGTCGGCGGCGAGCCGCTCGGCTCCGTCGATCCGATTTCGGCGCTCGGCAAGCGCGTCGTCGTCATCGGCGGCGGCGACACCGGCTCGGACTGCATCGGCACCTCGAACCGCCAGGGCGCGACCGGCGTCGTTCAGCTGGAAATCATGCCGAAGCCGCCGGAGAAGGAAGACAAGCTGCTGACCTGGCCGAACTGGCCGCTGAAGCTCAGGACCTCGTCGAGCCACGAGGAAGGGGCCGAGCGTCTGTTCGGCGTCACCGCCGTGTCCTTCGAGGGCCAGAACGGCGTCGTCAACAAGGTCAACTGCGTCAAGGTCGATGCCAAGTTCCAGCCGATCCCCGGCTCGGAATTCAGCATCGATGCCGATCTGGTGCTGTTCGCCATGGGCTTCGTGCATCCGGTGCACGAGGGCATGATCAACGATCTCGGTGTCGACAAGGACGGCCGTGGCAACGTCAAGGCGACCGAGGTCGACTATCGTACCTCGATCGACAAGGTGTTCGCGGCCGGCGACATGCGGCGCGGCCAGAGCCTCGTCGTCTGGGCGATCCGCGAGGGCCGTCAGGCGGCGCGTGCCATCGACGAGTTCCTGATGGGCGCAAGCGTGCTGCCGCGCTGA
- a CDS encoding SGNH/GDSL hydrolase family protein — protein sequence MPLRRAKALTVVVVATLIAAGLPLHAQQVIVQRGNQTQVVEPQRDNRPFLMRLFGWGEQQPAQPPPGARVIKVPPPGQQQRKAARPPAAVVKPQNPKNDDARVVLVIGDRLAADLGRGLDVAYADRPDVRIETKTVDEAGLAATGDMDWKAFLEKRLTDKPRPTAVVAMIGRADGRPIELPDRTVDFPTPDWETIYKARLNELTRVARERAVPLLWVGLVPVASQQATNDVTYIDGVIRDEAAEKGATYIDVWEPFSQNGAFVASGPDLDGQVRQLRLKDGVGFTRSGARKLAFYVQQSLGPALNVADHTANLMQQVSGDGPVLVLNDPAASGEDKLIAATDLAPPKPGTVLHRLVIEGLPLEPVAGRFDAAALK from the coding sequence ATGCCGCTCCGCCGGGCAAAGGCCCTGACGGTTGTCGTCGTCGCCACGCTGATCGCGGCGGGCCTGCCCCTGCACGCCCAGCAGGTCATCGTGCAGCGCGGAAACCAGACGCAGGTCGTCGAGCCGCAACGCGACAACCGGCCCTTCCTGATGCGTCTGTTCGGATGGGGGGAACAGCAGCCGGCCCAGCCGCCGCCGGGCGCACGCGTCATCAAGGTGCCGCCCCCCGGCCAGCAGCAGCGCAAGGCGGCCCGCCCCCCGGCGGCCGTCGTCAAGCCGCAGAACCCCAAGAACGACGACGCGCGCGTCGTTCTGGTGATCGGCGACCGGCTGGCCGCCGACCTCGGACGCGGCCTCGACGTCGCCTATGCCGACCGGCCGGATGTACGCATCGAGACCAAGACCGTCGACGAGGCCGGCCTCGCCGCCACCGGCGACATGGATTGGAAGGCCTTCCTTGAAAAGCGCCTGACCGACAAGCCGCGACCGACGGCCGTGGTGGCCATGATCGGCCGCGCCGACGGCCGACCGATCGAGCTGCCCGACCGCACGGTGGACTTTCCCACCCCCGATTGGGAAACCATCTACAAGGCCCGGCTCAACGAGCTCACCCGCGTCGCCCGCGAGCGCGCCGTGCCGCTGCTCTGGGTCGGTCTCGTTCCGGTGGCCAGCCAGCAGGCGACCAACGACGTCACCTATATCGACGGCGTCATCCGCGACGAGGCGGCCGAAAAGGGCGCGACCTATATCGACGTCTGGGAGCCCTTCTCCCAGAACGGCGCCTTCGTGGCGAGCGGCCCCGATCTCGACGGACAGGTGCGTCAGCTCCGCCTCAAGGACGGCGTCGGGTTCACCCGCTCGGGCGCCCGCAAGCTAGCCTTCTACGTCCAGCAGAGCCTCGGCCCCGCCCTCAACGTCGCCGACCACACGGCCAACCTGATGCAGCAGGTGTCGGGGGACGGTCCGGTGCTGGTGTTGAACGACCCGGCCGCCTCCGGCGAGGACAAGCTGATCGCCGCCACCGACCTCGCCCCCCCGAAACCCGGCACCGTCCTCCATCGCCTCGTCATCGAGGGCCTGCCGCTGGAACCGGTCGCCGGGCGTTTCGACGCGGCGGCGCTGAAGTAG
- a CDS encoding lytic murein transglycosylase, giving the protein MTNVSRAVRCAAALTLAALLGACAILGGDFDATDRSGLPPLADGPIPPAFTAFVESQWPAAEARGVSRATFNAAFGGVGPDNDVLARATSQPEFSRAIWDYLDDMAAESRIATGREMLVRHRALLDSIEATYGVNREIVVAIWGMESSYGAILRDPTKVKNVVRALATLGWRGGSRAAYGRQQLNAVLRILEHHDVDARHMTGSWAGAMGQTQFIPTTYLTYAVDFDGDGRRNIWTSVPDALASTANYLRKSGWQPGATWGYEVVLPPGFDSSLEGRSATLADWTARGFIRASGAAFPRPDDQATLLLPAGPGGPAFLTLRNFQAIKRYNNANAYALGVGHLADRLAGGGPFVTPWPRGYTPLDEAGRAELQSRLKAIGFPLDKIDGKVGPQTVAAIRAYQAQRGLAVTGNASLELLTLLRGG; this is encoded by the coding sequence ATGACGAACGTATCACGGGCCGTCCGGTGTGCCGCCGCCCTCACGCTCGCCGCCCTTCTCGGTGCCTGCGCCATCCTCGGCGGCGACTTCGACGCCACCGACCGATCCGGTCTGCCGCCGCTCGCCGACGGGCCGATCCCGCCCGCCTTCACCGCCTTCGTCGAAAGCCAGTGGCCGGCCGCCGAGGCGCGCGGCGTCTCGCGCGCCACCTTCAATGCCGCCTTCGGGGGCGTCGGCCCCGACAACGACGTGCTCGCCAGGGCGACGAGCCAACCCGAATTCTCGCGCGCCATCTGGGACTATCTCGACGACATGGCGGCGGAAAGCCGCATCGCCACCGGCCGGGAGATGCTGGTCCGCCATCGCGCGCTGCTCGACAGCATCGAGGCAACCTACGGCGTCAACCGCGAGATCGTCGTCGCCATCTGGGGCATGGAAAGCAGCTACGGCGCCATCCTGCGCGATCCGACCAAGGTGAAGAACGTGGTGCGCGCGCTGGCGACGCTCGGCTGGCGCGGCGGCTCGCGCGCCGCCTACGGACGGCAGCAGCTCAACGCCGTCCTGCGCATTCTGGAACACCACGACGTCGACGCCCGCCACATGACCGGCTCCTGGGCCGGCGCCATGGGCCAGACCCAGTTCATTCCCACCACCTATCTCACCTATGCCGTCGACTTCGACGGCGACGGACGGCGCAACATCTGGACCTCGGTCCCAGACGCACTGGCTTCCACCGCCAACTATCTCCGGAAGTCCGGCTGGCAGCCCGGTGCCACCTGGGGCTACGAGGTGGTGCTGCCGCCCGGCTTCGACAGCTCGCTGGAAGGTCGCTCGGCGACGCTCGCCGACTGGACGGCGCGCGGGTTCATCCGCGCCTCCGGCGCCGCCTTCCCCCGGCCCGACGATCAGGCCACCCTGCTGCTGCCGGCCGGCCCCGGCGGCCCGGCCTTCCTGACGCTCAGGAACTTCCAGGCCATCAAGCGCTACAACAACGCCAACGCCTACGCCCTCGGCGTCGGCCACCTCGCCGACCGCCTCGCCGGCGGCGGTCCCTTCGTCACCCCCTGGCCGCGCGGCTACACGCCGCTCGACGAAGCCGGCCGCGCCGAGTTGCAGTCCCGCCTCAAGGCGATCGGATTCCCTCTCGACAAGATCGATGGTAAGGTCGGCCCTCAAACCGTCGCCGCCATTCGCGCCTATCAGGCACAACGCGGCCTCGCCGTCACAGGCAACGCGTCGCTCGAACTCCTGACGCTGCTTCGGGGCGGCTGA
- the galU gene encoding UTP--glucose-1-phosphate uridylyltransferase GalU produces MSKRIRKAVFPVAGLGTRFLPATKAVPKEMMTVVDRPALQYVVDEAKAAGIEHFIFVTGRGKEVIENHFDLAFELEATLAARNKTAALEELRAERPAAGTTSFTRQQEPLGLGHAVWCARDIVGDEPFAVLLPDMLMKHTTPCLKSMVDAYQVSGGNIVSLEECDPAQTSSYGIVALGKTLAPDVHEVTDMVEKPKPADAPSNFFISGRYILQPRIFELLGNQEKGAGGEIQLTDSMLRLAKEQPFSGVRFRGTTFDTGTKLGFLKANIAYGSERTDIDPNIVNELKSVLG; encoded by the coding sequence ATGTCCAAACGCATTCGTAAAGCCGTCTTTCCCGTCGCCGGCCTCGGCACCCGCTTCCTTCCCGCCACCAAGGCCGTGCCGAAGGAGATGATGACCGTCGTCGACCGGCCGGCCCTTCAATATGTCGTCGACGAGGCCAAGGCGGCCGGCATCGAGCATTTCATCTTCGTCACCGGCCGTGGCAAGGAAGTGATCGAGAATCACTTCGACCTCGCCTTCGAGCTTGAGGCGACGCTCGCCGCCCGCAACAAGACGGCCGCCCTCGAAGAGCTGCGCGCCGAGCGGCCGGCCGCCGGCACCACCTCCTTCACGCGCCAGCAGGAGCCGCTCGGTCTCGGCCATGCCGTCTGGTGCGCCCGCGACATCGTCGGCGACGAGCCTTTCGCGGTGCTGTTGCCCGACATGCTGATGAAGCACACGACGCCCTGCCTGAAGAGCATGGTCGATGCCTATCAGGTCAGTGGCGGCAACATCGTCAGCCTCGAGGAGTGCGATCCGGCCCAGACCTCGTCCTACGGCATCGTCGCCCTCGGCAAGACGCTGGCGCCCGACGTCCATGAAGTGACCGACATGGTCGAGAAGCCCAAGCCGGCCGACGCGCCGTCCAACTTCTTCATCTCGGGCCGCTACATCCTGCAGCCGCGCATTTTCGAGCTTCTGGGCAACCAGGAGAAGGGCGCCGGCGGCGAGATCCAGCTTACCGACTCCATGCTGCGCCTTGCCAAGGAACAGCCCTTCAGCGGCGTACGCTTCCGCGGCACCACCTTCGACACCGGCACCAAGCTCGGCTTCCTCAAGGCCAACATCGCCTATGGCAGCGAGCGGACCGATATCGATCCGAACATCGTCAACGAGCTGAAGAGCGTTCTGGGCTGA
- a CDS encoding LysE family translocator, whose protein sequence is MGLVDFWMFAGALAIAYLVPGPDMVLILQTGLLRGRAHALAVAAGLAAARATHVLLAAAGLAALLRTMPAAFDVVRVAGAAYLVWLGLDILRSSSSASGLSGPAASDEERSWSRAAMRGLLTNLLNPKALLFCSVLLPQFVRPESGSVPGQFAVLGTILVAIGLMFDFVYAGAGATLSRWAGQYPLAQHLQRWAFAALLVGFGLRLALSQRPL, encoded by the coding sequence ATGGGGCTGGTCGATTTCTGGATGTTTGCCGGCGCGCTCGCCATCGCCTATCTCGTCCCTGGACCGGACATGGTGCTGATCCTGCAAACCGGCCTGCTCAGGGGGCGGGCGCACGCCCTCGCCGTCGCGGCCGGGCTGGCCGCGGCTCGCGCGACCCACGTGCTTCTCGCGGCGGCCGGACTGGCGGCGCTCCTCAGGACGATGCCGGCCGCCTTCGACGTGGTCCGGGTTGCCGGCGCCGCCTATCTCGTGTGGCTCGGCCTGGACATCCTCCGCTCTTCGTCATCCGCATCGGGCCTCTCCGGGCCGGCGGCCAGCGATGAGGAGCGATCCTGGTCGCGCGCCGCAATGCGCGGCCTGCTGACCAATCTGCTCAATCCCAAGGCGCTGCTGTTCTGCTCGGTTCTCCTGCCGCAGTTCGTCAGGCCGGAAAGTGGAAGCGTGCCGGGGCAGTTTGCGGTGTTGGGAACGATCCTCGTCGCGATCGGCCTCATGTTTGATTTCGTCTATGCCGGCGCGGGCGCGACGCTCAGCCGATGGGCTGGCCAGTACCCTCTTGCCCAGCATCTCCAGCGATGGGCCTTCGCCGCGCTGTTGGTCGGCTTCGGCCTTCGCCTAGCCCTGTCGCAACGGCCGCTGTGA
- a CDS encoding Lrp/AsnC family transcriptional regulator, translating to MPTLKLDAIDRRILAALQRDARLTNVELAEEVGLSPSPCLRRVRILEKAGVIGGYHAALDRGGVGLDLTVFVGIKVERHHDDTAAAFMDAVRALPEVVSCHLVSGESDFLLQVVLPNLATYERFLLGTLLKLPGVSDIRSNFAIQTVKAQAPLPLDHLPADGA from the coding sequence ATGCCAACATTGAAGCTTGACGCCATAGATCGCCGGATTCTGGCCGCGCTGCAACGGGACGCGCGTCTCACCAACGTGGAGTTGGCCGAGGAGGTCGGGCTATCGCCGTCGCCGTGCCTGCGCCGGGTTCGAATTCTGGAGAAGGCCGGGGTGATTGGCGGCTATCATGCCGCCCTGGATCGCGGCGGCGTCGGTCTCGACCTGACCGTCTTCGTCGGGATCAAGGTCGAGCGCCATCACGACGATACGGCGGCGGCCTTCATGGACGCCGTGCGCGCCTTGCCCGAGGTCGTGTCCTGCCATCTGGTTTCGGGAGAGTCCGATTTCCTGTTGCAGGTCGTCCTGCCCAATCTCGCCACTTACGAACGCTTCCTGCTCGGCACGCTTCTCAAGCTGCCGGGCGTCAGCGACATACGCAGCAACTTCGCCATCCAGACCGTGAAGGCGCAAGCGCCGCTGCCGCTCGATCATCTGCCGGCGGACGGCGCGTAG